The genome window CCGGCTCATTCCCTAAGGAAGATCATTTTTTACTTGTTAACCAAATTAGAAGATCAGCAGTTTCAATAGCATCAAATATTACTGAAGGTGCAGGTCGAAATTCAAAAAAGGAGTTCATTCAATACCTCTATTTTACGTTGAGATCTGTTTCAGAGTTGGAAACTCAGCTAGTTATTTCTGAAAACCTTAACTATATAACGAATAATGAATTATTTATTAAAATTGAAGTTGAAAGAAAATTGATCCTTGGTTTAATAAGATATTTGAAGCAAAAATCTTTGTAAAAACTTAAATAAAATGGTTAGTTTTCACTATTCACTCATTACCCATTACCCATAACTCATAACTGATTAAAAAATATGAACTTTGCTCTGATCGGTGCTGCCGGCTATATTGCCCCACGCCACATGAAGGCCATAAAGGACACAGGGAACTTACTCGTTGCTGCCCTTGACCCCAACGATAGTGTGGGAATCATTGATTCATATTTCCCTGATGCTGACTTTTTCACTGAGCCAGAACGGTTCGATCGTCATCTCGACAAGCTCAGGCGTAGTGGAAATCCTGTCGATTATATTTCCATTTGTTCTCCAAACTATCTCCACGATGCTCATATCCGCATGGCTTTGAGAAATCAGGCTCATGCCATCTGCGAGAAACCTATTGTATTGAATCCATGGAATGTGGATGCTCTTTGCAAGCTGGAAGAAGAAACCGGGAAAAATATTTATACCATATTGCAGCTACGTCTCCATCCTGCTGTCATGGCTTTGAAAGAAAGAGTCCTGAACAACAAAAGCAATAAAAAGTATGAGGTTGACCTGAAATACATTACAAGCCGTGGGAAGTGGTATTTCTTTTCATGGAAAGGGGATATACAAAAATCGGGAGGTGTGGCAACCAATATTGGCGT of Sphingobacteriales bacterium contains these proteins:
- a CDS encoding four helix bundle protein, with product MKTHKDLDAWKESIDSVKFVYQETGSFPKEDHFLLVNQIRRSAVSIASNITEGAGRNSKKEFIQYLYFTLRSVSELETQLVISENLNYITNNELFIKIEVERKLILGLIRYLKQKSL
- a CDS encoding Gfo/Idh/MocA family oxidoreductase: MNFALIGAAGYIAPRHMKAIKDTGNLLVAALDPNDSVGIIDSYFPDADFFTEPERFDRHLDKLRRSGNPVDYISICSPNYLHDAHIRMALRNQAHAICEKPIVLNPWNVDALCKLEEETGKNIYTILQLRLHPAVMALKERVLNNKSNKKYEVDLKYITSRGKWYFFSWKGDIQKSGGVATNIGVHFFDMLAWIFGDVQENKVFHSAHNKASGYLEFENARVNWFLSLDYQDVPEIARQKGLRTFRSLKIDGEEFEFSEGFTDLHTVSYQEILNGKGFRLIEAAPSIQIVHQIRMLKP